One window of Perca fluviatilis chromosome 12, GENO_Pfluv_1.0, whole genome shotgun sequence genomic DNA carries:
- the LOC120569249 gene encoding uncharacterized protein LOC120569249, with protein MFSLHQAALLSIQVLIMCHVSAAVCLYRKSWTQTPNQDQESRALSYAQFSVQFGRESIQVAPPAPSQSCAEYKMQPRQRESVHLEAQFNPAKHEVQYKAE; from the exons ATGTTCAGCCTACACCAAGCAGCTCTGCTCTCCATTCAAGTATTAATTATGTGCCATGTCTCTGCAG CTGTCTGCCTCTACAG AAAAAGCTGGACCCAGACCCCAAACCAGGACCAAGAAAGCAGGGCCCTGAGCTATGCCCAGTTTTCTGTTCAGTTTGGAAGAGAG TCCATACAGGTGGCTCCACCTGCTCCATCCCAAAGTTGTGCAGAATACAAAATGCAGCCCAGACAGAGGGAGTCGGTTCATCTAGAGGCTCAATTCAATCCTGCCAAGCATGAAGTTCAGTATAAAGCTGAATAG